The Spirochaeta lutea DNA window TGTCCTCTCTCCAGGGCTGAATGGGGAGCAGAACCCCGGCCTTTAGATACACCGGGAAGGGATGTTCATCCAGGGAAATCTCCGCCGTTTCAGGTCCGGATAGCTCATGAGGGGTAAAGATTCCGGCCCAGTCGCCCGGAGGAAGATTGATGGCCCGGGTTTTTTGGCCCGCAGATAATTTCGGAGCCTGAATAAGATGGGGTCCGATATAGTACTGGTCGGCGCAGTGGGCGGTGTCCGGGTTGAAGGAGCCGTAGATCATGGGCCGGATCAACGGCTCTCCCGCGGAGGTATACCGGATCATCAGCTGGTAGAGATAGGGCAAAAATGTATACCGGGCTCGGATTGCCTGGGATATTTCTCCCAGGGTCCGCCGGTCAAACTGCCAGGGTTCCTGGGGTGCCGTTCCCGAGGCGCTGTGGTTCCGGTAAATCGGGAACAAAAAAGCAGCCCGGTGCCAATCCAGGGACAGTTCGGCGGTGCAATCGCCGCCGAATCCCCCCACATCCATCCCCGCCATGGGCATTCCCGACAAGGACAGACTCAGCACCATTTCGATACCCTTGTTCAGGTGATGGTAATTGGACATATTGTCACCCGTCCACAAGGCTCCCCACCGGGATGACCCCAGGGACCCGCTTCGGGAAAGCACGAAGGGCCGCCTGTCAGGATAGGCCCGGGCCAACCCCTCCATGGTGGCACGGGTCATATCCCTGGCGTAGTCGTTATGGTAGGCCTCATGGGGAATGCTGCCCCGGGAAAAGAGCATGTCATCCACAGACGATGAGCCGGTGCTGGGATCGTTCATATCGACCCAGAACCCGGCGAATCCCCGGGCTGCCAGATCTGCGGCGTTTCTGGACCACCAAGCCCGGGTCTCGGGCAGACTGAAATCGGGAAAGTAACTCGCCCCTGGCCAGACAAACCCCACATAGGGCTTCCCCGAGGGATTCAATGAAAAGAGACCCCCAGTACGGGCTTCCTCCACCAGGGGATTCCCCTCTTCGCGCTTCAATGCCGGATCCAGGATGGGAACAACCCTCCGGCCGGTCTGCCCGAGGGCCAGTAGACGCTGCTCCGCTCCGATAAATCCAGTGGTATTCAGGGTGAAAACCCGGTACTCATGCATGTAATCGATATCGAGCCATAACCCGTCACAGGGAATATTCTCCCTGGTGAACCGCCCGGACAGCTCCTCAAGGTCATCCAGGGAACCGTATCCCCACCGGGACTGATGGTACCCCAGAGCCCAGAGGGGAAACCGACGGGGTAGCCCGGCGATTCTATTGATCCGGGGAATCAGCTCCTCCAGGGATTCGGCCGCAGCGAGAATGCATCGGCCCTTCCGGTCCTCGGGGCCGGTGGCGCCGAGGTAGAAGAAATCCAAATCCACCCCAGGATCCTTTACCCCCTCGATGACCTGTTTTGCCCCGGTGTCCATAAAAGCAGGGTATCCGCCGGATATAATGAAGGCTATCCAATAGCCACCACTCCGGAGAATCAGTACCGGGAAGCTGGCATACATGGGATCGGTGGTACCCGACTCCACCTCCGGGCCGGCGAAATCCGCCCAAACATCGGTATTCCAGAACTTCGTCCGGATGCGGCTCTTCTCAAACCCGATGTTCTTTTCCCCCATCCCGTAGAACCCCTCAATTCCCCCCAAGCGGAAGCTGAACATCCACTTCTGTCCCGAGGTTCCGTAGGGCAGAACGGGGTGGGAGTTCAACACCGGAGCTCCCGAGCTATGCCGGAGTATCAGCCCTTGGGCATCCGAATGCTCGAGGCGGAAACGGCCTTCTTCCCCCCCAGTTTGCACCTCGGCATCGCCCTGCCGCCGGGGCAGGTCACCTAGTTGAGATTCCAAGCCCGGAGACTCCGCCCCGGGTACCGAAATGGCTACCTGGAATACATCGGGCCCGAACTCAGCCAGGGGTTCTATTTCCGGCTGAGCACTGGGACTAAAATTGAAGGGATGGTCTATCTTATGAAAATACATGGTTTTCCTCGTTTTACTTAGTGCGTATCAAGCTGTGCTGCCACCCAATCAAGTGTCCCCTGACCGGGAACAATGACGGAGGGATCCTTGGATAATTCCCGGTGCGCCCGGGCTTCAGCGATATACACCGGCACCCGGGAGCGCTCCGCCTGGGCAACAACGGTACATGGGCCTGTTAGATCCTCCCCGGTCCAAAGATCGATCCAGCGGCCCTCGGGCAGGTAGACCTCCCGGCTGGTTCTGCCTTGCTCCAAAATCGGCGCGATCAACATAAACCGCCCGAACATGTAGCTGTCTTCTATCTGCCACGCCCGGTCATCATCGTGCCAGGGGAAAAACAGGGGCTGCATCAGGGGCTGCCGGTTCTCCACAGCCCACCGAGCCTCCTGGACCAGGTAGGGTTTCAGGGCAATACGAAGATAGGCCAGGAATCGGAACTCCGGAACCACCTCGTCATCCCGCCAAAACTCCGCGATATTCCAGGGGGTCCGGTCTACGATGGGGGTTTTATGGTGATTATACTCCGAGTGGTACTGCATGAGGGGCGAGAATACCGCAGCTGCGGCGCTTCTCATGTACAGCTCCGGGTCGGGCAGCGGTCCGGTAAAGCCCCCTATATCCCAACCTATAAAGGAGATACCGGATAGATTCGCATTGAGCATCGCCCGGATTGTGCCCCGGTAGGCATCCCAGGTGGAATCCTGATCCCCCGACCAATGCATGGGTGTTCGGTGAGCCCCCCGGTACCCCGCCCTGCTAAAAATGATTCCCCTCTGCGCCGGGGTTGCAGTCCCGGATAGGAACTGGGTATAGGCTTCCAGGTATTCCCGGGGGAAGGTATTAATCCTAGTGTCCCCAAATCCCCCCGAGGGCGCCGAAACCTCGTACCCCCAAAGATGCTCGCCGCCGTCAGTCTTGAACCCGTCCACCCCCAGCTCTTCAACCAGGTACCGCCGCCTGGAAAACCACCAATCTCTGGTTTCCTCCAGGGCAAAATCCGGCAATAAGCTGGACCGGAACCAGCCGGGCCGAACCCTGTAGTCCGATCCGTCGGCCTCGGTAAAGACAAGCCCCCTTCGTGATGCATGGTTCCAGTCGGCATCTTGCTGAGCATGACCCGCTCCTTGGCCCATGTACTTGACCACAGGGATCTGCCATAACACCAATTTCATTCCCGCCTCATGGAGGGAATCTATCATTCCCTTGGGATCGGGCCATAAGCCGGTCTCGGGAAACCGGTAGTCCCCAAGACGCGGGGGCTGGTTCGGATCCCTCAGGGGAGCAATGCTATCGTTCCATTGGTAGAAGGTCGCCTCATCGCTCCAGGCCTCGATAACCAGGACCTCCGCCGGAATATTCAGTTCCTTGGTTTTTGCTACAACCTCAGAAACCCGGGCCTGGCTGTTCCACTCATTTCCGCTCATCCAAGGTCCGAACACCCAATCAGGCGGCAGGGCCGGGTTCCCCTCCAGGGCGTAGAAACTCTTCAGGATTTCTCCGGGATGCCCGGTTAAGAAGACCAAGGACAACCGGTTATCGGTTTCTGCCTGGATTGTTAATTGATCCGGCTGGGTGGCACCGAGATCAAAGTCGATGGTCCTGTCACTTTGCAGAAGCAACCCCCATCCGGTGTTGGTAAAGAGAAAGGGAATCGGCATGTAGGTCTTCAGCTTCTGATTCTTATACTGTTCAAACACCCGGTTTGAAAGGATCTGACCGCGCTGATTGAGCCGGTTGTACCGCTCTCCAAAGCCGTACACCCTCTCATGCTCCGGACTGGTAAACCTCACCTCCAGGGAGAACAGCCGTCGGTCATCCGGGGTGTAAAAACCCCGGGCTACCATGGGCCCTGCTTGAGATATAGTACATCCCGTTTCAGTGTCCATTAGGATCACCGAAAAGGGTTCATGTTCAATAATTACACGTACCCCGGGTTGTTCTGCAATGCTCCTGGGGCTGCCGGTACTCCGGTCTTCGTGCAGAGAAACCCAGGGAAGTACGTCCCCACCAGATAGTCCGGAAACCGGATTGTCATCCGATTCAATACTCATACCTGCGTGTACCCCCTGGGGCGTCCGGGTGATAATGAGACTGCTTATGGTATTCCGGGAATTCCTAACTCCCAGTTCCAAACTCCCGTCTGGTAGGAACCGGGCATGTTCAAGCCGCTCAAATACCAGGGGTTCCTCTACCCTGAAGGAGAACCACTGAGATTGAACGGTTTCAAACCCGGTTCTGGCAATAAAGCGGTATGTTAGGGTTCCGCCCTGGGTCACCGGAGGAATACTGCCCTGCCAGGATCTATGGGTCCCGCTATTTCCCACACTGTCGCTGTCCCCAATACATACACAATGGACGGTATGTACCGTATTACCACCCTCCCAGGCCCACTCCAGATCCATAGTCTCCGCCCCGTCCATGGGCCGAACCTCGGCACAACAGACCACGGTATCCCCCATTCTTGGCATCCGGGGGATCCGCTCCATGGGCTGTTGGTAGTAGGGCTGGCCGTTGCCCTGGGGAATAT harbors:
- a CDS encoding glycoside hydrolase family 31 protein, with amino-acid sequence MYFHKIDHPFNFSPSAQPEIEPLAEFGPDVFQVAISVPGAESPGLESQLGDLPRRQGDAEVQTGGEEGRFRLEHSDAQGLILRHSSGAPVLNSHPVLPYGTSGQKWMFSFRLGGIEGFYGMGEKNIGFEKSRIRTKFWNTDVWADFAGPEVESGTTDPMYASFPVLILRSGGYWIAFIISGGYPAFMDTGAKQVIEGVKDPGVDLDFFYLGATGPEDRKGRCILAAAESLEELIPRINRIAGLPRRFPLWALGYHQSRWGYGSLDDLEELSGRFTRENIPCDGLWLDIDYMHEYRVFTLNTTGFIGAEQRLLALGQTGRRVVPILDPALKREEGNPLVEEARTGGLFSLNPSGKPYVGFVWPGASYFPDFSLPETRAWWSRNAADLAARGFAGFWVDMNDPSTGSSSVDDMLFSRGSIPHEAYHNDYARDMTRATMEGLARAYPDRRPFVLSRSGSLGSSRWGALWTGDNMSNYHHLNKGIEMVLSLSLSGMPMAGMDVGGFGGDCTAELSLDWHRAAFLFPIYRNHSASGTAPQEPWQFDRRTLGEISQAIRARYTFLPYLYQLMIRYTSAGEPLIRPMIYGSFNPDTAHCADQYYIGPHLIQAPKLSAGQKTRAINLPPGDWAGIFTPHELSGPETAEISLDEHPFPVYLKAGVLLPIQPWREDIQSSDQVALSNPGFVLYPGGLDDGVPAGQPILETGEYILDEPDGWKYTRHQEGIRWRVGSTAEGMEITLESGSLAGQEFDFYLWARRTSVLCNGSPVVFKPGKNPVPGSQVPVWKARIRV
- a CDS encoding glycoside hydrolase family 31 protein, translating into MGNKQLEIIHIPQGNGQPYYQQPMERIPRMPRMGDTVVCCAEVRPMDGAETMDLEWAWEGGNTVHTVHCVCIGDSDSVGNSGTHRSWQGSIPPVTQGGTLTYRFIARTGFETVQSQWFSFRVEEPLVFERLEHARFLPDGSLELGVRNSRNTISSLIITRTPQGVHAGMSIESDDNPVSGLSGGDVLPWVSLHEDRSTGSPRSIAEQPGVRVIIEHEPFSVILMDTETGCTISQAGPMVARGFYTPDDRRLFSLEVRFTSPEHERVYGFGERYNRLNQRGQILSNRVFEQYKNQKLKTYMPIPFLFTNTGWGLLLQSDRTIDFDLGATQPDQLTIQAETDNRLSLVFLTGHPGEILKSFYALEGNPALPPDWVFGPWMSGNEWNSQARVSEVVAKTKELNIPAEVLVIEAWSDEATFYQWNDSIAPLRDPNQPPRLGDYRFPETGLWPDPKGMIDSLHEAGMKLVLWQIPVVKYMGQGAGHAQQDADWNHASRRGLVFTEADGSDYRVRPGWFRSSLLPDFALEETRDWWFSRRRYLVEELGVDGFKTDGGEHLWGYEVSAPSGGFGDTRINTFPREYLEAYTQFLSGTATPAQRGIIFSRAGYRGAHRTPMHWSGDQDSTWDAYRGTIRAMLNANLSGISFIGWDIGGFTGPLPDPELYMRSAAAAVFSPLMQYHSEYNHHKTPIVDRTPWNIAEFWRDDEVVPEFRFLAYLRIALKPYLVQEARWAVENRQPLMQPLFFPWHDDDRAWQIEDSYMFGRFMLIAPILEQGRTSREVYLPEGRWIDLWTGEDLTGPCTVVAQAERSRVPVYIAEARAHRELSKDPSVIVPGQGTLDWVAAQLDTH